Proteins encoded by one window of Rutidosis leptorrhynchoides isolate AG116_Rl617_1_P2 chromosome 7, CSIRO_AGI_Rlap_v1, whole genome shotgun sequence:
- the LOC139860448 gene encoding uncharacterized mitochondrial protein AtMg00810-like — protein MTDLIPLNYFLGIYVTHTPSGMFLSQKKYAYGIIEHANMVGCNSSHTLIDIETKLTTAGPLVKATLYRNLAMLSSISLLLGLTSLMLSIISAGSPSTRLSTSGYCVYLGNNLLSLSFKQQQTPSRSSVEAEYCSVRKRRCRDKLDS, from the exons ATGACTGATCTTATCCCGTTAAACTATTTTCTTGGCATTTATGTCACTCATACTCCTTCTGGTATGTTTCTATCTCAGAAGAAGTATGCATATGGGATCATTGAGCATGCAAACATGGTTGGTTGTAATTCTAGTCACACACTGATCGATATTGAAACCAAACTGACCACTGCTGGTCCCCTAGTTAAGGCGACTTTATATCGCAACCTTGCGATGCTCTCCAGTATCTCACTTTTACTAGGCCTGACATCTCTTATGTTGTCCATCATATCT GCTGGTTCTCCATCTACTCGCCTTTCTACATCTGGATACTGTGTATATTTGGGTAATAATCTATTATCTTTGTCCTTTAAACAGCAACAGACTCCGTCACGCTCCAGTGTTGAAGCTGAATACTGCAGCGTCCGCAAACGCCGTTGCAGAGACAAGCTGGATTCGTAA